The Triticum dicoccoides isolate Atlit2015 ecotype Zavitan chromosome 6A, WEW_v2.0, whole genome shotgun sequence genome has a window encoding:
- the LOC119317445 gene encoding mitochondrial import inner membrane translocase subunit Tim13 codes for MDSFSSPSMSSSGSSPNPEALMEQIKAQLAQAYAQELLETVGNKCFAKCVTKPGSSLSGSESSCVSRCVDRYIEATGIVGRALFSHR; via the exons ATGGACTCCTTCTCGTCGCCGTCGATGTCGTCGTCAGGGTCGTCCCCCAACCCGGAGGCGCTCATGGAGCAGATCAAGGCGCAGCTCGCGCAGGCCTATGCCCAGGAGCTTCTTGAG ACCGTTGGGAACAAGTGCTTTGCAAAGTGTGTGACCAAGCCAGGATCAAGCCTGAGCGGAAGCGAGAGCAGCTGCGTGTCACGCTGTGTTGATCGTTACATTGAGGCAACTGGCATCGTCGGCCGGGCTTTGTTCAGTCACCGTTAA